One Candidatus Sulfurimonas baltica DNA segment encodes these proteins:
- a CDS encoding ABC transporter substrate-binding protein — MKKIIFLLLLSTLLFSSVEKVTVQLEWKHQFEFAGFYAALEKGYYKDVGIEAEIKEFNNNISITDDVLNGKAAFGVSSSSLILERLKNKPVVLLASYFKQNALALVTKPDIKKPGDLKDKKIMALSSEMERTSLGAMLKDSNIEKSDYTLVNHNFGVDKFVNGEVDAMSVFITSQPFLLDTLGVKFNILNPSDYGIYSYDVELFTSEKFAKEHPLIVNKFLLATNKGWEYALNNKEEIVELIYNKYSKQKTKEALLYEAHKTEDLFKRNIFQIGAVVPELIKLNIDMYKKLGLVKKDVGVSDIYINYFLKKNKSSLSQYNFTKEELYFLKKHKIIKVANVSSIAPYDFYKNGKPQGLSVDYMNLLASKINLKTVYKTGHWNELLNSVKNNEIDIMLDIAKTKSREEYLNFTSSYTDTLDTLYAKEGSPYKSLSDLNNKTLAISKGFYQEELIKNLYPNIKILLVKSPVEALKAVAYSEADATIGNFAIYNFLIAEHTITNIKPIFEVKEDGFSLKLHFATHKSNTTLLNILEKVKSTIPEDEIIKLKAKWLSNTQEDEKINLTIEEKKYLTNKKKITICIDPEWMPFESFKKGKHVGLTADYFKIFQTKIETPFILLKTRTWSESLEFAKQRKCDILSLAMATSSRKEYLNFTSPYLSIPLVLATKSDVSFISDFSTLTDQKLGIPTGYAFVEILKDKYPNLNIVEVKNIKDGLTKVKEGKLFGYIGTLASVGYMLQTEFTGELKIAGKFDDKWTLGVGVRNDDKILLEIFEKIIQSIKETQHREILNKWISIKYENIADYKLVWKIIFISIIILLIISFWNRKLSTLNIALKKAKNKAEEATLTKSNFLANMSHEIRTPMNSIISMVYLIEQTKLNEMQKRYIKNIQTASNSLLTLLNDILDYSKIEAKKLELDNSDFNLIELLDNISNILKIKADEKGLDFKIDYDKDGFIHLHGDSQRLSQILTNLLSNAIKFTDNGKVELIVEQLDGIFRFSVCDTGIGLTQEEIDKVFLSFTQADTSTTRRYGGTGLGLSISKQLAELMNGKIWVESVVNQGSKFIFEVPLERSDITEKKKTFSDNAVNISELGITSEKLAYDDSKELFNKLEVAVASRRPHLCEPIIQQMQNSHLSQEDKELFEEIKKLVNKYKFNEAKELLHAKKTDNPNS; from the coding sequence AACATAAGCATTACGGATGATGTTCTAAACGGCAAAGCAGCCTTTGGTGTCTCCTCCTCTTCTCTTATTTTAGAGAGATTAAAAAACAAACCTGTTGTTTTACTTGCTTCATATTTTAAACAAAATGCTTTGGCTTTAGTAACCAAACCTGATATAAAAAAACCCGGTGATCTTAAAGATAAAAAAATAATGGCACTCTCATCCGAGATGGAGCGCACCAGCTTAGGTGCTATGCTTAAAGATAGTAATATAGAAAAAAGTGACTACACTTTGGTAAATCACAATTTTGGTGTTGATAAATTTGTAAATGGCGAGGTTGACGCCATGAGTGTTTTTATAACTTCACAACCATTTTTATTAGATACTTTAGGTGTAAAATTCAATATATTAAACCCTTCAGACTATGGAATATACTCTTATGACGTCGAACTTTTTACAAGTGAAAAATTTGCAAAAGAGCACCCTCTAATAGTAAATAAATTTTTACTGGCAACAAATAAGGGGTGGGAATATGCCCTGAATAATAAAGAAGAAATCGTTGAGTTAATATATAACAAATATTCAAAACAAAAAACTAAAGAGGCTTTACTCTACGAAGCTCATAAAACTGAAGATCTTTTTAAAAGAAATATATTTCAAATTGGTGCTGTTGTACCTGAGCTTATAAAATTAAATATTGACATGTATAAAAAACTCGGTCTTGTAAAAAAGGATGTTGGTGTTTCAGATATCTACATTAACTATTTTTTAAAAAAAAATAAAAGTAGCCTATCCCAATACAATTTTACAAAAGAAGAGTTGTATTTTTTAAAGAAACATAAAATTATAAAAGTCGCAAATGTTTCGAGTATCGCTCCATATGATTTTTATAAAAATGGCAAACCACAAGGTCTTTCAGTTGACTATATGAATCTTTTAGCCTCAAAAATTAATTTAAAGACAGTATATAAAACCGGGCATTGGAATGAACTTCTAAATAGTGTAAAAAACAATGAAATAGACATTATGCTAGATATTGCAAAGACAAAAAGCAGAGAGGAGTATTTGAATTTCACCTCATCATACACTGATACCTTGGATACTTTATATGCTAAAGAGGGTTCGCCATATAAATCTCTTTCAGATTTAAATAACAAAACTTTAGCAATATCAAAAGGGTTCTATCAAGAGGAACTTATCAAAAACTTATACCCGAACATAAAAATACTTTTAGTAAAATCACCTGTGGAGGCCTTAAAGGCAGTCGCATATTCTGAAGCTGATGCGACGATAGGTAATTTTGCTATATATAATTTTTTAATTGCCGAGCACACCATAACAAATATAAAACCAATATTTGAGGTAAAAGAAGACGGGTTTAGCTTAAAGTTGCATTTCGCCACCCACAAGAGTAACACGACTCTTTTAAATATACTGGAAAAAGTAAAATCAACAATACCTGAAGATGAGATAATCAAACTAAAGGCAAAATGGCTATCCAATACACAAGAAGATGAGAAAATCAATTTAACAATAGAAGAAAAAAAATATTTAACAAATAAGAAAAAAATAACTATATGTATCGACCCGGAGTGGATGCCATTTGAGAGCTTTAAAAAAGGGAAGCATGTGGGACTTACGGCAGACTATTTTAAAATATTTCAAACTAAAATAGAGACTCCGTTTATTCTACTTAAAACACGTACTTGGAGTGAGTCTTTGGAGTTTGCCAAGCAAAGAAAATGTGATATTTTATCTCTTGCAATGGCAACCTCAAGTAGAAAAGAGTATCTAAATTTCACATCACCTTATCTGAGTATCCCTCTTGTTTTGGCGACTAAGAGCGATGTGTCGTTTATTTCAGATTTCAGCACTTTAACAGATCAAAAACTAGGCATTCCGACAGGATATGCATTTGTAGAGATACTTAAAGATAAATATCCAAACCTAAATATAGTAGAAGTGAAAAATATAAAAGATGGTCTTACTAAAGTTAAAGAAGGGAAGTTGTTCGGTTATATTGGGACACTTGCCAGCGTTGGGTATATGCTTCAAACCGAGTTTACGGGCGAGCTTAAAATTGCCGGCAAGTTTGATGATAAATGGACTTTAGGTGTTGGTGTCAGAAATGATGACAAAATACTTTTAGAAATATTTGAAAAAATAATCCAAAGCATTAAAGAGACTCAGCATAGAGAAATACTCAATAAATGGATCTCCATCAAGTATGAAAATATTGCTGATTATAAGTTAGTTTGGAAAATTATTTTTATTTCAATTATTATATTGTTGATTATCTCATTTTGGAATAGAAAATTATCAACCCTAAATATAGCCCTGAAAAAAGCAAAAAACAAGGCAGAAGAAGCAACACTGACAAAATCTAATTTTTTGGCAAATATGTCACATGAGATTAGAACTCCGATGAACTCAATTATAAGCATGGTCTACCTGATAGAGCAGACCAAACTCAACGAGATGCAAAAAAGATATATTAAAAATATACAAACTGCTTCAAACAGCTTGCTAACGCTGCTTAACGATATTTTAGATTATTCAAAAATTGAAGCAAAAAAGCTAGAGCTTGACAACAGTGATTTTAATCTAATTGAACTACTTGATAATATTTCAAACATTCTAAAAATAAAAGCTGATGAAAAAGGTTTAGATTTTAAAATCGATTATGACAAAGATGGCTTTATTCATCTGCATGGAGATTCTCAAAGACTTTCTCAAATACTCACTAATCTGCTCTCAAATGCTATCAAATTTACAGATAACGGAAAAGTCGAGTTGATTGTAGAACAGTTAGACGGAATATTTAGATTTTCGGTCTGTGACACCGGAATCGGATTAACGCAAGAAGAGATAGATAAAGTTTTTTTATCATTCACGCAAGCCGATACAAGCACGACAAGAAGATATGGCGGAACCGGACTAGGTCTAAGCATCAGCAAACAACTTGCAGAACTTATGAATGGCAAAATCTGGGTTGAAAGCGTAGTAAATCAAGGAAGTAAATTTATATTTGAAGTGCCACTAGAGAGAAGTGATATCACAGAGAAGAAGAAAACTTTTTCTGATAATGCGGTAAATATTTCTGAGCTAGGCATCACAAGTGAAAAATTGGCATATGATGATAGCAAAGAGCTATTTAACAAACTTGAAGTTGCAGTTGCCTCAAGAAGACCTCATCTTTGTGAACCGATTATTCAACAGATGCAAAACTCTCATTTAAGCCAAGAAGATAAAGAACTTTTTGAAGAGATAAAAAAACTAGTAAATAAATATAAATTCAATGAAGCGAAGGAGTTGCTACATGCAAAAAAAACAGACAATCCTAATAGTTGA